The following are encoded in a window of Chryseobacterium sp. genomic DNA:
- a CDS encoding DUF493 family protein, with protein MDPLYADTSGQNQDEFYESLKSKLEENHNFPEDYLYKFIFPNDNLKLTELYQVFDKIKYTISTRESKNGKYIAASMTAFVMDANQVIDLYKKVAKIDGVVML; from the coding sequence ATGGACCCATTATACGCCGATACCAGCGGACAGAATCAGGATGAATTTTACGAGTCGCTCAAAAGCAAACTTGAAGAGAATCATAATTTCCCTGAAGATTATCTTTATAAATTCATTTTCCCGAATGACAATCTGAAACTTACGGAACTGTATCAGGTCTTCGACAAAATCAAGTACACCATTTCTACACGTGAAAGTAAGAACGGCAAGTACATTGCCGCCAGCATGACCGCTTTTGTAATGGATGCCAACCAAGTGATTGACCTTTATAAGAAGGTGGCAAAAATTGACGGCGTGGTAATGCTTTAA
- a CDS encoding glutaminyl-peptide cyclotransferase yields MRSKFAIAVLSLLLLTACNKDKEILNTLNEYNLQMESTGYHFGDKLQLPAEVMENASEITISFGDKETSALVVDPNFFTLGDNAVTFNIKKKNGEVLNQDATINVFAKNPEKQLAYTVVAEYPHDVANFVQGFQLEGNMVYESDGQNGSSKILKYPLGSTAPVASTDQPADVFSEGSTIIGDKVYQLTWQNKKGFIYDKATLKLLGEFPYPNVMGEGWGLTYDGKNLIASDGTKNLYFLDVSDPSKLVRYVAVAGNTSAYDRLNELEYHNGYVYANVWQKPIILQINPKTGEVTGKFDFTEIAKKHTTGDDDVLNGIAFKGNNMLITGKNWPKIYEIAVQ; encoded by the coding sequence ATGAGAAGTAAATTCGCCATTGCGGTGCTTTCGCTGTTACTGCTTACGGCCTGTAACAAGGATAAAGAAATTCTTAATACGCTGAATGAGTACAATCTCCAGATGGAAAGTACAGGTTATCATTTTGGAGATAAACTGCAGTTGCCCGCTGAAGTCATGGAGAATGCCTCGGAAATAACCATAAGTTTCGGCGATAAGGAAACTTCTGCGCTCGTAGTTGATCCTAACTTTTTTACCCTCGGTGATAACGCGGTTACGTTTAATATCAAAAAGAAAAATGGCGAGGTATTAAATCAGGATGCCACTATAAATGTATTTGCCAAGAACCCTGAAAAGCAGTTAGCTTACACTGTAGTTGCAGAGTATCCGCACGATGTGGCTAATTTTGTACAGGGATTCCAGTTGGAAGGGAATATGGTTTATGAGTCCGACGGACAGAATGGGTCTTCAAAAATTTTAAAATATCCTCTTGGAAGCACTGCACCTGTGGCCTCCACAGATCAGCCGGCTGATGTCTTTTCTGAAGGCAGCACCATTATAGGTGATAAGGTTTATCAGCTTACCTGGCAAAATAAGAAAGGGTTCATTTATGACAAAGCGACGCTGAAACTGCTGGGCGAATTTCCATACCCCAATGTAATGGGCGAGGGATGGGGGCTTACTTACGACGGTAAAAATCTCATTGCTTCAGACGGTACCAAGAACCTCTACTTTCTGGATGTTTCAGATCCTTCGAAATTGGTAAGGTATGTGGCCGTAGCCGGAAATACGAGTGCCTATGACCGCCTGAATGAACTTGAATACCACAATGGTTATGTATATGCGAATGTTTGGCAAAAGCCCATCATCCTGCAAATCAATCCAAAAACGGGAGAGGTGACAGGCAAATTTGACTTTACCGAAATCGCTAAAAAGCACACGACCGGCGACGATGATGTCCTGAACGGGATCGCTTTCAAAGGAAACAATATGCTCATCACTGGTAAGAACTGGCCAAAAATTTATGAAATCGCCGTCCAATAA
- a CDS encoding STAS/SEC14 domain-containing protein: MITVIPDVPENVAAFKATGEISQADFENLVFPHVEAKINAFDELNYLLLLDTDLDNWTAGAWFQDVLLGMKNLTKWNRAAIVTDNKGVQNFTDIFSVLMPGEFRSFPKEFLQNAVFWCANGDEVDGD, from the coding sequence ATGATTACCGTAATTCCTGATGTACCCGAAAATGTAGCGGCATTTAAAGCCACCGGAGAAATCTCACAGGCCGATTTTGAAAACCTTGTTTTTCCTCATGTAGAGGCAAAAATAAATGCATTTGATGAACTGAACTATCTGCTTTTACTGGATACCGACCTGGACAACTGGACGGCCGGCGCCTGGTTTCAGGATGTCCTTTTAGGCATGAAAAACCTTACCAAATGGAACCGTGCGGCGATTGTAACCGATAATAAGGGTGTACAAAACTTCACAGACATCTTCAGCGTCCTGATGCCGGGTGAATTCCGGTCTTTCCCGAAGGAGTTTCTGCAGAATGCTGTATTCTGGTGTGCGAACGGAGATGAAGTTGACGGGGATTAA
- a CDS encoding DUF4197 family protein: MKKIILSAALLMGTGGVLLTSTQSCMALATSDLGLSVIKRVLLGGVTQMGNIFGNKQAFLQNDLIVRALPENLRSVYNLLERVAPNLAMRGKEYVAESAAYTVNISQPILQNAVNSLNANDVSRIMQGGQGIATQVLREKTEQQLIQAIMPKVDEKLNQFGIVRSINTALQGTNMLGSLFGGQSSSTNLGGNGLSRLASEQMVNGIFNIIADYEEKNKSSMLGAFSGSAGSMK; the protein is encoded by the coding sequence ATGAAAAAGATCATACTTTCCGCAGCTCTGCTAATGGGCACCGGTGGTGTTCTGCTTACTTCCACACAATCCTGCATGGCTCTGGCAACTTCAGACCTCGGACTTTCTGTCATCAAGAGGGTTCTGTTGGGAGGCGTGACGCAAATGGGCAATATTTTCGGCAATAAGCAGGCTTTCCTGCAAAATGACCTGATTGTGCGTGCACTGCCCGAAAACCTTAGAAGTGTGTACAATCTACTTGAAAGGGTGGCCCCGAATTTAGCAATGCGAGGCAAGGAGTATGTGGCTGAAAGTGCTGCATATACTGTAAATATATCACAACCTATCCTTCAGAATGCAGTAAACAGTCTGAATGCGAACGATGTATCTCGGATTATGCAGGGCGGCCAGGGGATTGCCACCCAGGTTCTGCGTGAAAAAACAGAACAGCAACTGATCCAGGCCATTATGCCGAAGGTGGATGAAAAACTGAATCAGTTCGGCATCGTACGATCTATTAACACTGCTTTACAGGGTACCAATATGCTGGGTAGCCTTTTTGGCGGCCAAAGCAGTTCAACCAATCTGGGTGGTAACGGTTTAAGCAGGCTGGCATCCGAACAGATGGTAAACGGAATCTTTAACATTATTGCTGATTATGAGGAGAAAAATAAATCCAGCATGTTAGGCGCCTTCAGCGGCAGTGCAGGATCAATGAAATAA
- a CDS encoding dienelactone hydrolase family protein: MKFPVYLWALLSLLTFSCAEKTTTESSALATSDKKTSIKSEELSYGINGITHRSFAAYNPDLPGPLPVVFVLPEWWGLNDYIKDRTMQLAELGYYAVAVDYYGEGKVVETPEEAQKLSSHFYRIPIDARRMFDAAKNRVIITENADHTRMAIIGYCFGGAQALNMGRTYSDFKGVVSFHGNLMTGIRARNNKVKYLVLNGAADTFVSKEEIAGYKSEMDSAKIDYKFVNYPGALHAFTNPASTATGKRFNIPISYDSDADEKSWKEMTAFLADVLK; the protein is encoded by the coding sequence ATGAAATTTCCTGTTTACCTGTGGGCGCTGTTGTCGCTCCTCACTTTTTCATGCGCTGAGAAAACAACAACTGAAAGTTCTGCCCTGGCAACTTCAGACAAAAAAACTTCAATAAAAAGCGAAGAACTTTCCTACGGAATCAATGGAATAACTCACAGGTCATTTGCAGCTTATAATCCTGATCTCCCGGGACCGCTGCCTGTAGTATTTGTGCTGCCGGAGTGGTGGGGACTGAATGACTATATTAAAGACCGCACAATGCAGTTGGCAGAACTCGGTTATTATGCCGTGGCGGTAGATTATTACGGTGAGGGCAAAGTGGTGGAGACGCCGGAAGAGGCACAGAAATTATCTTCGCACTTCTACAGGATCCCGATTGATGCCCGGAGGATGTTTGATGCCGCAAAAAACAGGGTAATTATCACAGAAAATGCAGACCATACCCGGATGGCCATAATCGGTTACTGCTTTGGTGGCGCACAGGCGCTTAATATGGGAAGAACTTACAGCGATTTCAAAGGAGTGGTGAGTTTTCACGGGAATCTTATGACCGGAATTCGGGCCAGGAACAATAAGGTGAAATACCTGGTTTTGAACGGTGCAGCGGATACTTTTGTGTCAAAGGAAGAGATTGCCGGATATAAAAGCGAGATGGACAGTGCAAAGATTGATTACAAATTTGTAAACTATCCCGGCGCGCTCCATGCTTTTACAAACCCTGCTTCTACAGCCACCGGAAAAAGATTCAACATTCCGATTTCCTATGACAGCGATGCTGATGAAAAATCATGGAAGGAGATGACAGCATTTTTGGCAGATGTGCTGAAATAG
- a CDS encoding arsenate reductase family protein encodes MIKVLHNNSCSKSRAILEHLDENNVPFEIIDFMEHPLSELELRTVLKKLNTDIDGLIRKNETLYKEKFADKQLSEEEWIHVLSQNPSLMQRPILIKGSVAMVARPVENVRFFLDK; translated from the coding sequence ATGATAAAAGTCCTTCATAATAACAGCTGTTCCAAATCCCGGGCGATCCTGGAACACCTGGACGAAAATAATGTTCCTTTTGAAATAATTGATTTTATGGAACATCCGCTCTCCGAACTTGAACTGCGTACCGTTCTTAAGAAACTCAACACAGATATTGACGGTCTTATCCGGAAAAATGAAACTCTCTACAAAGAGAAATTTGCAGACAAGCAGCTTTCGGAAGAAGAGTGGATACATGTACTGAGTCAGAATCCGTCTTTAATGCAAAGACCGATTTTAATAAAAGGATCGGTTGCCATGGTCGCAAGACCAGTGGAAAACGTTAGGTTTTTCCTTGATAAGTAA
- a CDS encoding BPTI/Kunitz-type proteinase inhibitor domain-containing protein has translation MKQNLLLKGLLLFGTGLVINCSSRDCGPAPAKCAEVPPTNEICSANFTRWFYNEGTSKCEQITYTGCSQKGFETLQECEACKCR, from the coding sequence ATGAAACAAAATCTACTTCTTAAAGGCCTGCTTTTATTTGGAACCGGCCTTGTCATCAATTGTTCATCCCGCGACTGCGGTCCCGCGCCGGCCAAATGCGCAGAGGTTCCGCCAACCAATGAAATCTGCTCAGCTAATTTCACCAGGTGGTTTTACAATGAAGGCACCAGTAAATGTGAACAGATAACCTATACCGGGTGCTCGCAGAAGGGTTTTGAAACTTTACAGGAATGTGAAGCCTGCAAATGCAGGTAG
- a CDS encoding deoxynucleoside kinase gives MHIAVTGNIGAGKTTLTTMLAKHYGWETQFEDVDHNPYLEDFYADMSKWSFALQIYFLGSRFRQVKEIRDSGRSVIQDRTIYEDAHIFAENLNDMNLLSDRDFNNYSAVFDLMRSFVSAPDLLIYLKSDVPNLVKKIYKRGRDYEASISIEYLSKLNQKYERWISGYKEGKLLIIEVDDLDFVERPEDFGYILQRIETEMHGLF, from the coding sequence ATGCATATTGCGGTAACAGGAAATATTGGTGCAGGCAAAACAACACTAACCACGATGCTGGCGAAACACTACGGCTGGGAAACCCAGTTCGAAGACGTAGACCATAACCCCTATCTGGAGGATTTTTATGCCGATATGAGTAAATGGAGTTTCGCTCTTCAGATTTATTTTCTGGGCAGCCGCTTTCGCCAGGTAAAGGAAATCCGCGACAGTGGCCGCAGTGTGATTCAGGACAGGACCATCTATGAAGATGCTCATATTTTTGCCGAAAATTTAAATGACATGAATCTGCTCTCGGACCGCGACTTTAACAATTATTCCGCGGTTTTTGACCTGATGCGTTCTTTCGTTTCGGCACCGGATTTGCTGATTTATTTAAAATCAGATGTTCCCAATCTGGTGAAAAAGATCTATAAACGCGGCCGGGATTACGAAGCGAGCATCAGTATAGAGTATCTGTCCAAGCTGAACCAGAAGTATGAGCGTTGGATTTCCGGATATAAAGAGGGAAAGTTACTGATCATTGAAGTTGATGATTTGGATTTTGTGGAGAGACCTGAGGATTTTGGATATATCCTGCAGCGCATCGAAACAGAAATGCATGGCCTTTTTTAG
- a CDS encoding TIGR01777 family oxidoreductase gives MKILVTGASGLVGRQLVPELRKRGHSVNILVRRKPKNPDEFYWNYKKRELDKGALEGVESIIHLAGVSIGRKWTYEYKQELISSRVDSANFLFDICTLADLSLKSFISASGINYYGTFTSDRILDEDSDIAKLDFLSDLCRKWESAALHFNNIASRTVILRTAPVLSARGGTLEKLNMITDLNLGSGIGKGTQWFNWIHLDDLVNMYVEAVENTEFNGIYNAVADDIPTNKEFMRKLAEARDKFFLPINVPAFLLRLVMGEMSEIILEGTRVSNKKIKSQRFDFKYPELNEAFKALNN, from the coding sequence ATGAAAATCCTGGTGACCGGGGCATCCGGACTTGTAGGCAGGCAGCTGGTACCCGAACTTCGTAAACGAGGACACTCTGTAAATATTCTGGTACGCAGAAAGCCAAAAAACCCGGATGAATTTTATTGGAATTACAAAAAACGTGAACTGGACAAAGGCGCCCTGGAGGGTGTAGAAAGTATCATTCACCTGGCTGGGGTATCTATTGGTAGAAAATGGACATACGAATACAAACAGGAGCTGATTTCCAGCCGGGTGGACAGTGCAAACTTTCTGTTTGACATTTGCACACTTGCAGATCTATCATTAAAGTCTTTCATTTCTGCCTCCGGAATCAATTATTACGGGACATTTACTTCAGACCGGATTTTGGATGAAGATTCAGATATTGCTAAGCTGGATTTCCTGAGTGATTTGTGCAGAAAATGGGAAAGTGCCGCACTGCATTTTAATAACATTGCCAGCCGAACAGTCATACTCAGAACTGCACCTGTGCTGTCGGCACGGGGAGGTACACTGGAAAAACTGAACATGATAACTGACCTTAACCTGGGCAGCGGCATAGGTAAAGGGACTCAATGGTTCAACTGGATACATCTGGATGATTTAGTCAATATGTATGTTGAAGCGGTGGAAAACACAGAGTTTAACGGTATTTACAATGCAGTGGCAGATGACATACCTACCAATAAGGAATTTATGCGGAAGCTCGCTGAAGCCCGGGATAAATTTTTCCTGCCAATTAATGTTCCCGCTTTCCTGTTAAGGCTAGTAATGGGCGAGATGAGTGAAATTATCCTGGAAGGCACACGTGTAAGCAATAAAAAAATCAAATCACAGCGATTTGATTTTAAATATCCTGAACTTAATGAGGCTTTTAAGGCGCTAAACAACTAA
- a CDS encoding CinA family nicotinamide mononucleotide deamidase-related protein → MKAVLITIGDEILSGDTVDTNSSFIAGQLKMIGIPVIQILTVADKVETIKAALQTACNSADLVITTGGLGPTKDDRTKTAFAQFFNDELVLDAATFSHLEKLFIKRKREHLLELNRPQAMVLSRARIFQNENGTAPCMMMDQDSNLVFCLPGVPYEVKPLITDKIIPFLAKRNPVNHLVTRTVTVVGIPESLLSAQIESWELALPPSISLSYLPVGNRIKLRLNSNGPDLEVLNANLESEVQKLQPLIGKNVISWKGNEIQEILKEILLARILTLSTAESCTGGALARLLTSVPGSSAYFLGGIIPYDYHKKIEILNVSSTTISEKTTVSAEVAQEMSLGCLNLFHTDIALATTGVAGPSTDEFDNEVGTVYYSIRTRTFEKTQKLYLPHLQRNDFAQFVALRVLQDLVDVLVTGE, encoded by the coding sequence ATGAAAGCAGTTCTGATTACCATTGGCGATGAAATACTCTCCGGAGATACCGTAGATACCAATTCCAGCTTCATTGCCGGCCAGCTGAAAATGATTGGGATTCCGGTAATTCAGATCCTGACCGTTGCAGATAAAGTGGAAACAATAAAAGCTGCACTTCAAACGGCATGTAATTCCGCTGATTTGGTGATTACCACAGGTGGTCTGGGACCCACAAAGGACGACAGGACCAAAACGGCATTTGCCCAGTTTTTTAATGATGAGCTGGTTTTGGATGCTGCCACCTTCAGTCATCTTGAAAAACTTTTCATTAAGCGGAAGCGTGAGCACCTCCTGGAACTTAACAGACCTCAGGCTATGGTACTGTCGCGCGCCCGGATTTTTCAGAATGAGAATGGTACCGCTCCCTGCATGATGATGGACCAGGACAGTAATCTGGTGTTTTGTCTGCCTGGTGTTCCGTATGAGGTAAAACCCCTTATTACAGATAAGATTATACCTTTCCTGGCGAAACGAAATCCCGTTAACCACCTGGTTACACGTACAGTTACGGTAGTGGGGATTCCGGAAAGTTTACTTTCTGCGCAAATTGAAAGTTGGGAACTGGCGCTGCCGCCATCCATTTCTTTGTCGTACCTGCCTGTGGGCAACAGGATCAAGCTGCGGCTCAACTCCAACGGGCCGGATCTGGAAGTCCTGAACGCGAATTTGGAGTCGGAAGTGCAAAAACTTCAGCCACTGATAGGAAAAAACGTCATTTCGTGGAAGGGTAATGAAATTCAGGAAATCCTGAAGGAAATCCTGCTGGCCCGTATTTTAACCCTATCAACAGCAGAAAGTTGTACAGGCGGGGCACTGGCACGGCTTCTTACTTCCGTACCCGGCAGTTCGGCCTATTTTCTGGGTGGAATCATTCCTTACGATTACCACAAAAAAATCGAAATCCTGAACGTTTCTTCAACAACCATCTCCGAAAAAACAACCGTTTCAGCAGAAGTTGCGCAGGAAATGAGTTTAGGTTGCCTCAATTTATTTCACACAGATATTGCTCTTGCCACAACAGGAGTTGCCGGTCCATCCACAGATGAATTCGATAATGAAGTAGGTACTGTTTATTACTCCATCCGCACCAGAACATTTGAAAAAACACAAAAACTTTATCTGCCACATCTTCAGCGTAATGATTTTGCACAATTTGTAGCATTACGGGTTCTGCAGGATCTGGTGGATGTCCTGGTTACGGGTGAATGA
- the purB gene encoding adenylosuccinate lyase: MDSYKNPLEERYSSPEMLYNFSSNNKFRNWRKLWIALAEIEKDLGLEISDEQIAELKANAEDIDYIKAAEYEKKFRHDVMAHVHTYGDAAPSAKGIIHLGATSAFVGDNTDLIQMRDGLLLLRKQMVNVIKNLSDFALKYKDLPTLGFTHYQPAQLTTVGKRATLWLQSLILDFEELEFFIETLRFRGVKGTTGTAASFLELFEGDYAKVKHLDTELSKRFGFDKVFGVSGQTYDRKIDAKVMALLSNIAQSAHKFTNDLRLLQNLKEIEEPFEKNQIGSSAMAYKRNPMRSERIGALSKFVMSLSSSSAMVAATQWFERTLDDSANKRLAIPQSFLAVDAILLIWNNIMNGIVVYENRINKHIMDELPFMATEYIIMEEVKAGGDRQEIHETIRVHSMEASKKVKEQGKENDLLERILNDTSLKMDKSKLMEVLDPKNFVGFAPIQTEEFVKNEVQPILDKYAGLIGMEADLKV, from the coding sequence ATGGACTCGTACAAAAATCCACTGGAAGAGCGGTATTCAAGCCCGGAAATGCTTTACAATTTTTCCTCAAACAATAAGTTCAGAAACTGGCGTAAGCTTTGGATCGCTCTGGCAGAGATTGAGAAGGATCTGGGTCTTGAGATTTCAGATGAGCAGATCGCAGAACTGAAGGCCAATGCTGAAGATATCGATTATATAAAAGCGGCTGAATACGAGAAGAAATTCCGTCACGACGTGATGGCTCATGTGCATACTTATGGTGATGCCGCACCGTCTGCAAAAGGAATTATCCATTTGGGTGCAACGTCTGCATTTGTTGGCGATAATACCGACCTCATCCAGATGCGAGACGGGCTTCTCCTGCTGAGAAAGCAAATGGTCAATGTGATTAAAAACCTGTCGGATTTTGCCCTGAAATATAAAGACCTTCCTACACTTGGGTTTACGCATTACCAGCCTGCTCAGCTTACTACTGTGGGGAAGCGTGCTACGTTATGGCTGCAGTCTCTGATCCTGGATTTCGAGGAACTTGAGTTTTTTATAGAAACGCTTAGATTCCGCGGGGTAAAAGGAACTACCGGTACTGCCGCAAGTTTCCTGGAACTTTTTGAAGGCGATTATGCTAAGGTGAAGCATTTGGATACAGAACTTTCAAAGCGTTTTGGTTTTGACAAGGTTTTCGGTGTTTCAGGTCAGACCTACGACCGTAAGATCGATGCAAAGGTGATGGCCTTACTTTCCAATATCGCTCAATCCGCACATAAGTTCACCAATGACCTTAGACTTCTGCAGAATTTAAAGGAAATAGAAGAGCCTTTTGAGAAGAACCAGATCGGTTCATCGGCGATGGCCTACAAAAGGAACCCCATGCGTTCCGAAAGGATTGGTGCGCTGTCCAAATTCGTAATGTCACTGAGTTCAAGCTCCGCAATGGTAGCTGCAACTCAGTGGTTTGAAAGGACTTTGGACGATTCGGCCAACAAAAGACTCGCTATTCCGCAGTCTTTCCTGGCGGTGGACGCTATCCTTCTTATCTGGAACAATATTATGAACGGTATCGTGGTTTATGAAAACCGCATCAATAAACATATCATGGATGAGTTGCCGTTTATGGCCACTGAATATATCATTATGGAAGAGGTGAAAGCCGGCGGTGACCGTCAGGAAATCCACGAAACAATCCGCGTACATTCCATGGAAGCTTCAAAGAAAGTAAAGGAGCAAGGTAAGGAAAATGACCTGCTGGAGCGCATTCTGAATGATACCAGCCTGAAAATGGACAAATCCAAACTGATGGAAGTTCTTGATCCTAAGAATTTTGTTGGCTTCGCGCCAATTCAGACAGAAGAGTTTGTTAAAAATGAAGTGCAGCCAATTCTGGATAAATATGCCGGACTTATCGGCATGGAAGCCGATTTGAAAGTGTAA